In Prunus dulcis chromosome 1, ALMONDv2, whole genome shotgun sequence, the following are encoded in one genomic region:
- the LOC117629921 gene encoding RNA-binding protein 25 isoform X1, which translates to MAEAPSSPATNLESNPQSDTPKPQSNQPDPVPASTPPPLSSSIPIPVNPNSNPPLVSLPLPPPPPPSISYAPQQGSGAGPPSAPSFRPVPQFSPIPSPGVPNPNYHNPGVQPPGVSSGSPMAPGVPPPSSVPPHMMHYQMQPMRAYAPMPNGYAAMPTGAPQGAMPLPGLARYPSPYHAMLRPAFTPRPPGAIGSLPGLPRGPVPGIPGVRPIMPPVVRPTLPSVTPAEKPQTTVYVGKIPPTVDNDFMLYLLQLCGPVKSWKCTQVPTDATPRGFGFCEFESAEGVLRALRLLSKFNIDGQDLVLNVNQATREYLERFVEKKTENSKKLKEAEAAEKEDESALGVEKNVPSNPAVLDSKEEDSNSSNKENDAANFGIVTDEDREADREAMEKLTSLIEERLKNKPLPPPPTPAPGNGTGNSNTELPAKSRDGDSDVDITRNDASEEKNDEETTSDNKATSEQDRPETSSPDRNRKQDRRSRDKERDLKREKEREIERYERETERERVRKEREQRRKIEDAEHQYDKCLKDWEHREREKEKQRQYEKEREKERERKRKKEVIYEEDDEDEDSRKKWRRSALEEKRKRRLREKEDDLADRQKEEEEIAEAERRADEEKQLQQEREALRDLSVHVANGSEQAALAEESFVELRDKATEQNNEGDSGHENHMGYGTLQNGNSGDESTMTSVHASEPQQSGSAPAKKLGFGLVGSGKRTAVPSVFNEEDDDAHKDKKMRPLVPIDYSTEELQAVQQTASGPPSNLAAAAEFAKRISNVSSREEKPDTDKERNRRANDRSSQRDRDRNDDDTNRTRDENKEKTDRDTNREHGLDKPRTTDNKKLLDAKQLIDMIPKTKEELFSYEINWAIYDKHALHERMRPWISKKITEFLGEEETTLVDYIVSSTQEHVGAERMLQLLQSILDEEAEMFVLKMWRMLIFEIKKVETGLASRTRA; encoded by the exons ATGGCGGAAGCTCCTTCCTCTCCAGCAACAAACCTAGAATCCAATCCCCAATCCGATACCCCCAAACCCCAATCTAACCAACCGGATCCCGTTCCCGCTTCCACACCACCGCcattatcatcatcaatcCCCATCCCCGTAAACCCTAATTCTAATCCGCCTCTGGTGTCTCTGCCActgccgccgccgccgcccCCTTCGATCTCCTACGCTCCACAACAGGGCTCCGGTGCCGGACCTCCGTCGGCGCCGTCGTTTCGGCCGGTTCCTCAGTTCTCTCCAATACCGAGCCCCGGCGTGCCGAATCCGAATTATCACAACCCCGGTGTCCAGCCGCCCGGCGTGAGCTCTGGGTCTCCGATGGCTCCCGGTGTGCCCCCGCCGTCGTCGGTGCCGCCGCATATGATGCATTACCAGATGCAGCCCATGAGAGCGTACGCGCCGATGCCTAATGGATATGCGGCCATGCCCACTGGTGCTCCTCAAGGCGCCATGCCTCTCCCTG GACTTGCTCGTTATCCTTCTCCATATCATGCAATGCTTCGGCCTGCATTTACTCCGCGTCCACCAGGAGCAATTGGTTCGCTTCCAGGTTTACCACGTGGCCCTGTTCCTGGGATTCCTGGAGTTCGCCCAATTATGCCCCCTGTTGTTAGGCCAACTCTTCCTAGTGTTACTCCAGCTGAGAAACCACAAACCACTGTTTATGTTGGGAAGATACCACCAACCGTGGATAATGATTTTATGTTATATCTCCTCCAG TTATGTGGACCTGTCAAGAGTTGGAAATGTACTCAAGTTCCTACAGATGCGACTCCTAGAGGGTTTGGGTTTTGCGAATTTGAATCTGCTGAAGGAGTTCTTCGTGCATTACGCCTTCTGAGTAAATTTAACATTGACGGGCAGGACCTTGTG TTAAATGTTAACCAAGCAACGAGAGAATATCTGGAGCGGTTTGTTGagaagaaaactgaaaactcAAAGAAGCTCAAAGAAGCTGAAGCAGCTGAGAAAGAGGATGAAAGTGCACTAGGTGTTGAGAAGAATGTACCTTCAAATCCTGCTGTATTGGACTCAAAGGAGGAGGATAGTAATTCGAgtaacaaagaaaatgacGCTGCCAATTTTGGAATTGTGACTGACGAAGACAGAGAAGCTGACCGCGAAGCTATGGAGAAGCTTACAAGCTTGATAGAGGAGAGGTTAAAAAACAAACCTCTCCCTCCACCACCCACACCAGCTCCTGGCAATGGCACTGGGAATTCAAACACAGAGCTGCCAGCTAAATCAAGGGATGGAGACTCTGATGTTGATATAACGCGAAATG ATGcttcagaagaaaaaaatgatgaaGAGACAACTAGTGACAACAAAGCAACAAGTGAGCAGGATAGGCCTGAAACAAGCTCACCTGACAGGAATAGAAAGCAAGATAGGAGGAGTAGAGACAAAGAGCGAGATCTGAAACGAGAAAAGGAGCGTGAGATTGAAAGATATGAAAGAGAAACAGAACGAGAACGGGTACGGAAGGAGAGGGAGcaaaggagaaaaattgaGGATGCTGAGCATCAGTATGACAAATGTCTCAAAGATTGGGAGCATAGGgaaagggagaaagagaaacaaaggCAGTATGAGAAGGAGAgggagaaagaaagggaacgcaagaggaagaaagaggtaatctatgaagaagatgatgaggatgaagaTTCCAGAAAAAAGTGGAGGAGGAGTGCGCTGgaggagaagagaaagaggagactacgggagaaagaagatgactTGGCTGACAGGcagaaagaagaggaagaaattgcTGAGGCCGAGAGGAGGGCCGATGAGGAAAAGCAGCTACAGCAAGAAAGAGAAGCATTGAGGGATTTATCTGTCCATGTAGCTAATGGAAGCGAACAAGCGGCTTTGGCTGAAGAATCCTTTGTGGAACTGAGAGATAAGGCTACTGAACAGAATAACGAGGGTGATTCTGGTCATGAGAATCATATGG GTTATGGGACTTTACAGAATGGTAACAGTGGTGATGAGTCAACAATGACATCAGTTCATGCATCAGAACCACAGCAGAGTGGCAGTGCCCCAGCAAAAAAGTTGGGTTTTGGCCTAGTCGGGTCTGGAAAACGTACTGCTGTTCCTTCTGTTTTCAATGAGGAGGATGATGATGCACACAAGGACAAAAAAATGAGGCCCCTGGTTCCCATTGATTATTCAACTGAAGAACTGCAGGCTGTCCAACAAACTGCTTCTGGGCCTCCATCAAATTTGGCTGCAGCTGCAGAATTCGCAAAGCGAATTTCAAATGTTAGTTCTAGGGAAGAGAAACCAGATACAGATAAGGAAAGAAATAGACGTGCTAATGATAGGTCGAGCCAACGGGATAGGGACAGGAATGATGATGACACTAATCGCACTAGAGATGAGAACAAGGAGAAGACTGACCGTGATACCAATCGAGAACATGGGCTGGATAAACCAAGGACAACGGATAACAAAAAACTTTTGGATGCGAAACAACTGATTGATATGATTCCAAAGACAAAAGAGGAATTATTCTCATATGAAATAAATTGGGCTATTTATGACAAG CATGCACTACATGAGAGAATGAGACCATGGATTTCAAAGAAGATTACAGAGTTTCTAGGAGAGGAAGAGACCACACTGGTAGATTACATTGTATCTAGTACTCAGGAACATGTGGGAGCAGAACGCATGCTACAGCTGCTTCAATCCATTTTAGACGAGGAAGCTGAAATGTTTGTTCTCAAGATGTGGAGGATGCTCATCTTTGAAATTAAGAAGGTTGAGACAGGTCTTGCTTCAAGAACAAGAGCATGA
- the LOC117629921 gene encoding RNA-binding protein 25 isoform X2: MLRPAFTPRPPGAIGSLPGLPRGPVPGIPGVRPIMPPVVRPTLPSVTPAEKPQTTVYVGKIPPTVDNDFMLYLLQLCGPVKSWKCTQVPTDATPRGFGFCEFESAEGVLRALRLLSKFNIDGQDLVLNVNQATREYLERFVEKKTENSKKLKEAEAAEKEDESALGVEKNVPSNPAVLDSKEEDSNSSNKENDAANFGIVTDEDREADREAMEKLTSLIEERLKNKPLPPPPTPAPGNGTGNSNTELPAKSRDGDSDVDITRNDASEEKNDEETTSDNKATSEQDRPETSSPDRNRKQDRRSRDKERDLKREKEREIERYERETERERVRKEREQRRKIEDAEHQYDKCLKDWEHREREKEKQRQYEKEREKERERKRKKEVIYEEDDEDEDSRKKWRRSALEEKRKRRLREKEDDLADRQKEEEEIAEAERRADEEKQLQQEREALRDLSVHVANGSEQAALAEESFVELRDKATEQNNEGDSGHENHMGYGTLQNGNSGDESTMTSVHASEPQQSGSAPAKKLGFGLVGSGKRTAVPSVFNEEDDDAHKDKKMRPLVPIDYSTEELQAVQQTASGPPSNLAAAAEFAKRISNVSSREEKPDTDKERNRRANDRSSQRDRDRNDDDTNRTRDENKEKTDRDTNREHGLDKPRTTDNKKLLDAKQLIDMIPKTKEELFSYEINWAIYDKHALHERMRPWISKKITEFLGEEETTLVDYIVSSTQEHVGAERMLQLLQSILDEEAEMFVLKMWRMLIFEIKKVETGLASRTRA, encoded by the exons ATGCTTCGGCCTGCATTTACTCCGCGTCCACCAGGAGCAATTGGTTCGCTTCCAGGTTTACCACGTGGCCCTGTTCCTGGGATTCCTGGAGTTCGCCCAATTATGCCCCCTGTTGTTAGGCCAACTCTTCCTAGTGTTACTCCAGCTGAGAAACCACAAACCACTGTTTATGTTGGGAAGATACCACCAACCGTGGATAATGATTTTATGTTATATCTCCTCCAG TTATGTGGACCTGTCAAGAGTTGGAAATGTACTCAAGTTCCTACAGATGCGACTCCTAGAGGGTTTGGGTTTTGCGAATTTGAATCTGCTGAAGGAGTTCTTCGTGCATTACGCCTTCTGAGTAAATTTAACATTGACGGGCAGGACCTTGTG TTAAATGTTAACCAAGCAACGAGAGAATATCTGGAGCGGTTTGTTGagaagaaaactgaaaactcAAAGAAGCTCAAAGAAGCTGAAGCAGCTGAGAAAGAGGATGAAAGTGCACTAGGTGTTGAGAAGAATGTACCTTCAAATCCTGCTGTATTGGACTCAAAGGAGGAGGATAGTAATTCGAgtaacaaagaaaatgacGCTGCCAATTTTGGAATTGTGACTGACGAAGACAGAGAAGCTGACCGCGAAGCTATGGAGAAGCTTACAAGCTTGATAGAGGAGAGGTTAAAAAACAAACCTCTCCCTCCACCACCCACACCAGCTCCTGGCAATGGCACTGGGAATTCAAACACAGAGCTGCCAGCTAAATCAAGGGATGGAGACTCTGATGTTGATATAACGCGAAATG ATGcttcagaagaaaaaaatgatgaaGAGACAACTAGTGACAACAAAGCAACAAGTGAGCAGGATAGGCCTGAAACAAGCTCACCTGACAGGAATAGAAAGCAAGATAGGAGGAGTAGAGACAAAGAGCGAGATCTGAAACGAGAAAAGGAGCGTGAGATTGAAAGATATGAAAGAGAAACAGAACGAGAACGGGTACGGAAGGAGAGGGAGcaaaggagaaaaattgaGGATGCTGAGCATCAGTATGACAAATGTCTCAAAGATTGGGAGCATAGGgaaagggagaaagagaaacaaaggCAGTATGAGAAGGAGAgggagaaagaaagggaacgcaagaggaagaaagaggtaatctatgaagaagatgatgaggatgaagaTTCCAGAAAAAAGTGGAGGAGGAGTGCGCTGgaggagaagagaaagaggagactacgggagaaagaagatgactTGGCTGACAGGcagaaagaagaggaagaaattgcTGAGGCCGAGAGGAGGGCCGATGAGGAAAAGCAGCTACAGCAAGAAAGAGAAGCATTGAGGGATTTATCTGTCCATGTAGCTAATGGAAGCGAACAAGCGGCTTTGGCTGAAGAATCCTTTGTGGAACTGAGAGATAAGGCTACTGAACAGAATAACGAGGGTGATTCTGGTCATGAGAATCATATGG GTTATGGGACTTTACAGAATGGTAACAGTGGTGATGAGTCAACAATGACATCAGTTCATGCATCAGAACCACAGCAGAGTGGCAGTGCCCCAGCAAAAAAGTTGGGTTTTGGCCTAGTCGGGTCTGGAAAACGTACTGCTGTTCCTTCTGTTTTCAATGAGGAGGATGATGATGCACACAAGGACAAAAAAATGAGGCCCCTGGTTCCCATTGATTATTCAACTGAAGAACTGCAGGCTGTCCAACAAACTGCTTCTGGGCCTCCATCAAATTTGGCTGCAGCTGCAGAATTCGCAAAGCGAATTTCAAATGTTAGTTCTAGGGAAGAGAAACCAGATACAGATAAGGAAAGAAATAGACGTGCTAATGATAGGTCGAGCCAACGGGATAGGGACAGGAATGATGATGACACTAATCGCACTAGAGATGAGAACAAGGAGAAGACTGACCGTGATACCAATCGAGAACATGGGCTGGATAAACCAAGGACAACGGATAACAAAAAACTTTTGGATGCGAAACAACTGATTGATATGATTCCAAAGACAAAAGAGGAATTATTCTCATATGAAATAAATTGGGCTATTTATGACAAG CATGCACTACATGAGAGAATGAGACCATGGATTTCAAAGAAGATTACAGAGTTTCTAGGAGAGGAAGAGACCACACTGGTAGATTACATTGTATCTAGTACTCAGGAACATGTGGGAGCAGAACGCATGCTACAGCTGCTTCAATCCATTTTAGACGAGGAAGCTGAAATGTTTGTTCTCAAGATGTGGAGGATGCTCATCTTTGAAATTAAGAAGGTTGAGACAGGTCTTGCTTCAAGAACAAGAGCATGA
- the LOC117615396 gene encoding equilibrative nucleotide transporter 1 translates to MGFNAKTADEDSESSVLLPTVSATTPNKIPNDSFHLAYIIYFTLGAGYLLPWNAFITAVDYFAYLYPDESVDRIFAVAYFVVGLVCLLIIIFYAHKSDAYVRINVGLGLFVVCLLIVPLMDVFYIKGRVGLYDGFYVTVATVALSGLADALVQGSLIGAASELPETYMQAVVAGTAGSGVLVSALRIITKAVYPQNADGLRKSANLYFAVGIVVMVICLVFYNVAPRLPVMKYYAELKTQAINEEKEENGPLTASVLRSTLWHVVDRVKWYGSGIILIYVVTLAIFPGYITEDVHSQILKDWYPIILITGYNVFDLIGKSLTSVYLLENSKVAIGGTVIRLLFFPLFYGCLHGPKFFRTEIPVTILTCLLGLTNGYLTSVLMILAPKIVQLQHAETAGIVIVLFLVVGLAVGSVVSWFWVI, encoded by the exons ATGGGTTTCAATGCCAAAACCGCCGACGAAGATTCCGAGTCAAGCGTCCTCCTCCCCACCGTATCCGCCACCACACCCAATAAAATCCCAAATGACTCGTTCCACTTGGCCTACATCATCTACTTCACACTTGGTGCTGGGTACCTCCTCCCATGGAACGCTTTCATCACAGCCGTCGATTACTTCGCCTACCTCTACCCAGATGAAAGCGTGGACCGTATATTCGCCGTCGCGTACTTCGTGGTGGGCCTCGTCTGCCTCCTCATCATAATCTTCTACGCCCACAAGTCCGACGCTTATGTCCGGATCAATGTGGGTTTGGGCCTCTTCGTTGTTTGCCTGCTCATCGTGCCCCTCATGGATGTCTTTTACATCAAAGGTCGGGTCGGGTTGTACGACGGGTTTTACGTGACGGTTGCAACGGTTGCGCTTTCGGGTTTGGCTGATGCTTTGGTTCAAGGCTCGCTCATTGGGGCGGCTAGTGAGTTGCCCGAGACTTATATGCAAGCCGTTGTGGCTGGGACTGCCGGTTCAG GAGTCCTTGTTTCTGCTCTGAGGATCATAACTAAGGCTGTATATCCACAAAATGCTGATGGCCTGAGAAAAAGCGCAAACCTTTACTTCGCTGTCGGGATAGTAGTTATGGTCATATGCCTTGTTTTCTACAATGTGGCACCAAGGCTTCCAGTTATGAAGTACTATGCGGAGTTGAAGACTCAGGCTATAAATgaggagaaggaagagaatGGTCCTTTGACTGCGTCTGTGTTGAGATCAACTTTGTGGCACGTAGTTGACAGAGTCAAGTGGTATGGATCTGGCATCATTCTTATCTATGTTGTGACTTTGGCAATATTTCCAGGATATATTACTGAAGATGTACACTCTCAGATTCTCAAGGATTGGTACCCAATCATCCTTATTACAGGCTACAATGTGTTTGATCTTATTGGCAAGTCTCTGACTTCTGTATATCTCCTCGAAAATTCTAAGGTTGCGATCGGCGGCACAGTTATAAGATTGctcttctttcctctcttctaTGGGTGCTTGCATGGCCCCAAATTCTTCCGAACAGAGATTCCAGTGACAATACTTACTTGCCTTTTGGGACTTACTAATGGCTACTTGACAAGTGTGTTGATGATTTTGGCTCCCAAGATCGTCCAATTACAGCATGCGGAGACTGCAGGGATTGTGATTGTGTTGTTCTTAGTTGTGGGTCTGGCTGTTGGTTCAGTTGTATCTTGGTTCTGGGTCATCTGA